A genome region from Paracoccus stylophorae includes the following:
- a CDS encoding IclR family transcriptional regulator, translating into MEEKPDRYMVPGLVRGLNVLKLFTPETPVLRLSDIAKALGISRSAAFRTTYTLTEMGCLLHDARDQSYSVGAGVLRLTYGFVGAREIPEIAQPELEALRNRTGWSVHLGVLDGTSVLYIVRVPALPGDMSIVQVGRRLPARSTTMGRVLLSDLTEEQLIGMFRADSSSAGLEKGRTMLELLAQARADRQASAIVHAGDFEAGIVSVGAPVRDLSGRVVAAINATSPNRPDTVKAAQGPVKDDLVRTAQRISRLLGFDAS; encoded by the coding sequence ATGGAGGAAAAACCGGACCGCTACATGGTGCCCGGACTGGTGCGGGGGCTGAACGTGCTGAAGCTGTTCACGCCCGAAACCCCGGTCCTGCGCCTGTCGGATATTGCCAAGGCGCTTGGCATCTCGCGCTCGGCCGCGTTCCGCACCACCTATACCCTGACCGAGATGGGGTGCCTGCTGCACGATGCGCGCGATCAAAGCTATTCGGTTGGCGCGGGGGTGCTGCGGCTGACCTATGGGTTCGTGGGTGCGCGCGAAATCCCCGAAATCGCCCAGCCCGAGCTTGAGGCCCTGCGCAACCGGACAGGCTGGTCGGTGCATCTGGGTGTTCTGGACGGCACCTCGGTTCTGTATATCGTTCGAGTGCCGGCCTTGCCGGGCGACATGTCGATCGTGCAGGTGGGCCGTCGCCTGCCGGCCAGAAGCACGACCATGGGCCGGGTCCTGCTGTCGGACCTGACCGAGGAACAGCTGATCGGCATGTTCCGGGCAGACTCGTCCTCTGCGGGGCTGGAAAAGGGCCGCACGATGCTGGAACTCCTCGCTCAGGCCAGGGCCGATCGCCAGGCCAGCGCGATCGTTCACGCCGGCGATTTCGAGGCGGGAATCGTCTCGGTCGGCGCGCCGGTTCGCGATCTGTCCGGGCGGGTCGTCGCAGCGATCAATGCGACCAGCCCGAACCGTCCCGATACCGTGAAGGCCGCGCAGGGTCCGGTAAAGGACGATCTGGTGCGGACGGCGCAGCGGATTTCCCGTTTGCTGGGGTTCGACGCCAGTTGA
- a CDS encoding cupin domain-containing protein, translated as MTVQDQNIGTLADKLAAHTGRFTDKKFDWEAFPSNVGFPELSRAQMRYIGAGGSPKVGDTSTLKPDHFTLSLIYKEPGKYAACHSHEIEESFLIIDGALIVGWEKDGEVVEVNLGPKDMILNAREIGHGFRVDGVEPVMMSISVDVGKPLPPVYHYHPKSHAPELARSFGAEPGKTQVFDPKSTHPLQQLMAKHVVRHAGLKTHWEQAGFNRKIYCGPGGVETDTCRKEMLGIPSRVGVKPFVRDVEDAFLVLEGSLVVGWEENGEQVETELGPRDLVKTPAGRKHWFRNDGAGAATVWYVVGSSAPETVKFEAA; from the coding sequence ATGACCGTTCAGGATCAGAATATCGGCACGCTTGCGGACAAGCTGGCGGCGCATACGGGCCGCTTTACCGACAAGAAATTCGATTGGGAGGCGTTTCCGTCGAATGTCGGCTTCCCCGAACTGTCGCGCGCGCAGATGCGCTATATCGGCGCCGGCGGCTCGCCCAAGGTCGGCGACACCAGCACCCTCAAGCCCGACCATTTCACCCTGTCCCTGATCTATAAAGAGCCGGGGAAATACGCGGCCTGCCACAGCCACGAGATCGAGGAAAGCTTTCTGATCATCGACGGCGCGCTGATCGTGGGGTGGGAGAAGGACGGCGAGGTGGTCGAGGTGAACCTTGGCCCCAAGGACATGATCCTGAACGCCCGCGAGATCGGCCACGGCTTCCGCGTCGACGGGGTCGAGCCGGTGATGATGTCGATTTCCGTCGATGTCGGCAAACCGCTGCCGCCGGTCTATCATTACCACCCGAAAAGCCACGCGCCGGAATTGGCACGTTCCTTCGGCGCCGAGCCGGGCAAGACGCAGGTGTTCGACCCCAAAAGCACCCATCCGTTGCAGCAGCTGATGGCGAAACACGTCGTCCGCCATGCGGGTCTGAAAACCCACTGGGAACAGGCCGGCTTCAACCGCAAGATCTATTGCGGCCCCGGCGGGGTCGAGACCGACACCTGCCGCAAGGAGATGCTGGGCATCCCCTCGCGCGTCGGCGTCAAGCCCTTCGTGCGCGATGTCGAGGACGCGTTTCTTGTCCTGGAGGGCAGCCTGGTCGTCGGGTGGGAGGAAAACGGCGAACAGGTCGAGACCGAACTGGGCCCGCGCGATCTGGTGAAAACGCCGGCCGGGCGCAAGCACTGGTTCCGCAATGACGGGGCGGGGGCGGCGACGGTCTGGTATGTCGTCGGCTCGTCGGCGCCCGAAACGGTGAAATTCGAGGCGGCCTGA
- a CDS encoding IclR family transcriptional regulator has protein sequence MLESKTVPDDAAIYGVPPVARAFALLRHIAAGNRCRNISSVAKATGINRTTLIRLLATLEQEGMIEAIADEGGYRLGTGLVTLAQNALHDRSIAQVAPRFLADLVAELKLSAHLGILEGREIVYLARCTPNSHLVSNVKEGTRLPAHATTIGRILLADLPRDELAARYEGVRMDAYSDKTRTSLPDLELQLAQDRALGIAWSAANFEPEIGSAAVLVRDNMGQAAGAINVTGHVSAFTPGSPRLSEIEQGLKKAALGMSRALGYTA, from the coding sequence ATGTTGGAAAGCAAGACCGTGCCCGACGATGCTGCCATTTACGGTGTTCCGCCTGTTGCGCGTGCATTTGCGCTTTTGCGCCATATCGCGGCCGGGAACCGCTGCCGGAACATCAGCAGCGTGGCGAAGGCGACCGGCATCAACCGCACGACCCTGATCCGTCTGCTGGCCACGCTGGAGCAAGAGGGAATGATCGAGGCGATTGCGGACGAAGGCGGCTACAGGCTGGGCACCGGTCTGGTCACGCTGGCGCAGAATGCCTTGCACGACCGCAGCATTGCCCAAGTGGCCCCGCGCTTTCTGGCCGACCTTGTCGCGGAGCTGAAGCTGTCGGCGCATCTGGGTATTCTGGAGGGGCGCGAGATCGTCTATCTTGCGCGTTGCACGCCGAATTCGCATCTGGTCAGCAACGTCAAGGAAGGCACGCGGCTGCCTGCGCATGCGACGACCATCGGGCGCATCCTGCTGGCCGATCTGCCGCGCGACGAGCTGGCGGCGCGATATGAGGGCGTGCGGATGGACGCCTACAGCGACAAGACCCGCACGTCGCTGCCCGATCTGGAACTGCAGTTGGCCCAGGATCGGGCGCTTGGCATTGCCTGGAGTGCGGCGAATTTCGAGCCCGAGATCGGCTCGGCCGCGGTTCTGGTGCGCGACAACATGGGTCAGGCGGCGGGTGCGATCAACGTCACCGGGCATGTCAGCGCCTTCACGCCCGGCAGTCCGCGCCTGTCCGAGATCGAGCAGGGGTTGAAGAAAGCCGCCTTGGGCATGTCGCGGGCGCTGGGCTACACGGCATAG
- a CDS encoding MBL fold metallo-hydrolase — translation MAPQRRTILTAALGLAGGALLAGGAARAQPAPAGPAEPVRVPATGTHLLLLGTMAGPVLDPRRMMASQAVIVDGAVYLVDCGYGTILRMVEAGLRPADVKAIFVTHHHSDHNADYANLVHLAWIQGIGDRIVSVGPPPFRAIHDAALAFHHEDIRIRIEGTGRKPIDGYLDVREVTEAGPVYEDDKVRVTAALAAHPPFSTALGFRFETPDRTIVFSGDTAASDDIATLAEGADVLVHEAMYVPGIDAMLAKRPYVPPKLRDFLVDGHTTAEDAGRIAAQAGVGTLVLTHLLPGDQPEVTDEVWAAEAAKQFDGRIVVGHDLLLL, via the coding sequence ATGGCACCGCAACGACGCACGATCCTGACCGCCGCGCTTGGACTGGCGGGCGGGGCGCTGCTGGCTGGCGGGGCGGCGCGCGCGCAACCCGCCCCTGCCGGTCCGGCGGAGCCGGTTCGGGTTCCCGCCACCGGCACGCATCTGCTGCTGCTGGGCACGATGGCCGGGCCGGTCCTCGATCCGCGCCGGATGATGGCCAGCCAGGCGGTGATCGTCGATGGCGCGGTCTATCTGGTCGATTGCGGCTATGGCACGATCCTGCGGATGGTCGAGGCGGGGCTGCGGCCGGCGGATGTGAAAGCGATCTTCGTCACGCATCACCACTCAGACCACAACGCCGACTATGCCAATCTGGTGCATCTGGCGTGGATCCAGGGGATCGGGGACCGCATCGTCAGCGTCGGCCCGCCGCCCTTCCGAGCGATCCATGATGCCGCCTTGGCGTTCCACCACGAGGATATCCGCATCCGCATCGAAGGCACCGGCCGCAAACCCATCGACGGTTATCTCGACGTGCGCGAGGTGACCGAGGCGGGTCCGGTCTATGAGGACGACAAGGTCCGCGTGACCGCCGCCCTCGCGGCGCATCCGCCGTTTTCGACGGCCCTGGGGTTCAGGTTCGAGACGCCGGACCGCACCATCGTCTTTTCCGGCGACACCGCTGCCAGCGACGACATCGCCACCCTTGCCGAGGGGGCGGACGTGCTGGTGCACGAGGCGATGTATGTCCCCGGCATCGACGCGATGCTGGCCAAACGCCCCTATGTGCCGCCGAAGCTGCGCGATTTCCTGGTGGACGGCCACACCACGGCCGAGGATGCCGGCCGCATCGCGGCGCAGGCAGGGGTAGGCACGCTGGTCCTGACCCATCTGCTGCCCGGCGATCAGCCAGAGGTGACGGACGAGGTCTGGGCGGCAGAGGCGGCCAAGCAGTTCGATGGCCGGATCGTCGTCGGCCACGACCTGTTGCTGCTGTGA
- a CDS encoding FAD-dependent monooxygenase, which produces MSLEIGICGGGVGGLTAAIALARQGHEVTVNEQARAFARIGADVNLTPNAVRALDRLGVGETLRETAARPAFRISRTWDTGEETSRLPMGDTAEERYGSPQLTIHRGDLLQALEAQVPESSIKLGRKAETISGGTVTFADGSTETYDVVIGADGIHSAVRTAIFGPDSPRFTGLVSYRAVVPRSSVEAENLDSFTKWWGPQPDVQVVVFPLTRGEEIFIFATTPQDDWREESWTMPGDVEELREVYSDFHPDVRALLAACETVTKSALYVRDPMPRWSSDHATLLGDAAHPMVPFMAQGACMAIEDAVVLSRALEGVSPADVPAALRRYEDTRRERTARIQAGSLANDWMKGQGNADWVYGYDAWNVPLAESTESA; this is translated from the coding sequence ATGAGCCTTGAAATCGGTATCTGCGGCGGCGGCGTCGGCGGGTTGACGGCAGCCATTGCCCTTGCGCGTCAGGGGCATGAGGTCACCGTGAACGAACAGGCCCGCGCGTTCGCCCGCATCGGGGCGGATGTCAACCTGACGCCCAACGCCGTGCGTGCGCTGGACCGGCTGGGGGTGGGCGAGACGCTGCGCGAGACGGCGGCGCGGCCGGCCTTCCGGATCAGCCGGACCTGGGACACCGGCGAGGAAACCTCTCGCCTGCCGATGGGCGACACCGCCGAGGAACGCTATGGCTCGCCGCAACTGACCATCCACCGGGGCGATCTGCTGCAGGCGCTTGAGGCGCAGGTGCCGGAATCGTCCATCAAGCTGGGGCGCAAGGCCGAGACGATTTCCGGCGGCACCGTCACCTTTGCCGATGGCAGCACCGAAACCTATGACGTGGTGATCGGCGCGGACGGCATCCATTCGGCGGTGCGGACGGCGATCTTCGGGCCGGACAGCCCGCGCTTCACCGGCCTCGTATCCTATCGGGCGGTGGTGCCGCGCAGCTCGGTCGAGGCGGAAAACCTTGACAGCTTTACCAAATGGTGGGGGCCGCAGCCCGATGTGCAGGTGGTCGTCTTCCCGCTGACCCGCGGCGAAGAGATCTTCATCTTCGCGACCACCCCGCAGGACGACTGGCGCGAGGAAAGCTGGACCATGCCCGGCGATGTCGAGGAACTGCGCGAGGTCTATAGCGACTTTCACCCCGATGTGCGCGCGCTGCTGGCTGCCTGCGAGACGGTGACCAAATCGGCGCTGTATGTGCGCGATCCGATGCCGCGCTGGTCGTCGGACCACGCCACGCTGCTGGGCGATGCGGCGCATCCGATGGTGCCGTTCATGGCGCAGGGCGCCTGCATGGCGATCGAGGACGCCGTCGTTCTGTCGCGTGCGCTTGAGGGGGTTAGCCCCGCTGATGTGCCCGCCGCGCTGCGCCGGTATGAGGACACGCGGCGCGAGCGCACCGCCAGGATTCAGGCGGGTTCGCTGGCCAATGACTGGATGAAGGGTCAGGGCAACGCCGACTGGGTCTATGGCTATGACGCGTGGAACGTGCCGCTGGCGGAATCCACGGAATCGGCCTGA